CGATTAAACCTCAGGCTTCATCAGCGGGAAGAGCTGCACGTCGCGGATGGTTTCCTGGTTGGTCAGGAGCATCACCATGCGGTCGATACCGAAGCCAACACCGCCGGTAGGAGGCAGACCGGATTCGATAGCGTGCATGAAGTTTTCGTCCATGGGGTGAGTTTCGCCTTCACCACCGCGGCCACGGCGGACCTGGTCTTCCAGAAGTTCGCGCTGGCGGATGGGGTCGTTAAGTTCGGTATAGGCGTTGCCCAGTTCCCAGCCGTTTGCGTAGGGTTCGAACTGTTCGATGAGGCCTTCGATGGTACGGTGCTTCTTGCAGAGCGGAGTAGATTCGGTGGGCATGTCCTTGATGAAGGTGGGCTGGATCAGCTTGTCTTCCACAGTCAGTTCAAACAGTTCCAGGATGCCACGGCCGCGGCTGAATTCACCATCCAGGTGGCCGCCCAGTTCTTCCATCTTGTTCTTGATGTCTTCGTCAGACATTTCGTTGACCTTCAGGCCACCGAACTTTTCGATAGCTTCGATCATGCTGTAGCGGGGCCACGGAGCCTTGAAGTCGATTTCCTTGCCCTGGGTCATGATCTTGGTGGTGCCGTTTGCTGCGATACAGGCGCGTTCGTAGATGTTTTCGAAGTGGACCATCATGTCGTTGTAGTCAGCGAAAGCTTCGTAGAATTCCAGACCGGTGAATTCCGGGCTATGGGTACGGTCCATACCTTCGTTACGGAAGTTCTTGGAGAATTCGAAAACCTTTTCCATACCGCCAACAATGCAGCGCT
The DNA window shown above is from Fibrobacter sp. UWB2 and carries:
- the lysS gene encoding lysine--tRNA ligase, which produces NEFADVDARYRQRYIDMALNDDVKDVFIKRSKIMQSIREYLIEKGFIEVETPTLQPIYGGANARPFTTHHNACDMTLYMRVAPELYLKRCIVGGMEKVFEFSKNFRNEGMDRTHSPEFTGLEFYEAFADYNDMMVHFENIYERACIAANGTTKIMTQGKEIDFKAPWPRYSMIEAIEKFGGLKVNEMSDEDIKNKMEELGGHLDGEFSRGRGILELFELTVEDKLIQPTFIKDMPTESTPLCKKHRTIEGLIEQFEPYANGWELGNAYTELNDPIRQRELLEDQVRRGRGGEGETHPMDENFMHAIESGLPPTGGVGFGIDRMVMLLTNQETIRDVQLFPLMKPEV